The Plasmodium vivax chromosome 12, whole genome shotgun sequence genomic interval atAGGGGATAGTAGCGATCGTTTCTTGgctacactttttttttccccttttaatttaaataaaaaagagatTTAAATACGCGCATCGAAACTGCTACCAAAAATAAGGAGaatgcctcttttttttttatgaaccaACTTCCCTTCTGTAGAACTACAAAGGAAGGAGCAGCGTCCCGTATGACCCCCACGAGACGATGATCACGTGCATACCagacataaaaattttttacgcaAATTGTGACGACATCTTAGTGTTAGGGTGTGATGGAATATTCGAAATGCTTTCATGGAGTGATGTCGCCAAATTCAGCTACGAGTGTGTCAATAGGTACTCACTAAGCGATGCAGTGATTAACATTCTAGACTATGTGTTGTTGTCTGGCTCCAGGGATAACATAACGATCCAAgtagttaaattttttaatgagcAAGTGGAGAGTTTCCACTTTCGAGAAAAATTGGTACCCAGCATTTATATACATGATGAGAAGGTAACCAAGTATGAATTCTATGGAAGGTTCCTAAATAAGTATCACATAAATGATAGGAACATTATTAACAACTTGATGGAATACTGCAgcgaaataaaagaaaaggggtgTTCCATTGggccatttttaaaaagaatgcgggaaaataaaaacacacaTATTATACTGAATAGGAGGAATAAGAAAAACATCAAATATTTAACGTTGCCAATTCTGCAAGAGGATCTCAAAACCAACAATTCTTTTAATGCCATGGATCAAAACGATTTCAACAGCATGAGGGAGTTTTTTAGAGAGTACGACAAAAAGATGAAGATGGTGAAttgttaaaagggggggggactAGAAAGACGCGGTGAATTAGGCGAAGATTacaacaattttttgtttggTGTTTTCACTGGGTTTCTACATATGGGTTTGTACCCCACATGGGGGAGCGAAATTGTGGAGATGAAGCATGCACACTACTGTATGTTGGCCAAAATGTGctcgaaaaaaagagaggcaCATACATGTTTGGTCATTTTTCGAGCAAATATTTGTCTTTAAAGATGTtatcaaaaataaacacccatttgtgcagcAATTTTTACTCTCTCAAGCGTGCAGAGGAACGAATATGTGAAGACACACTTTCGTCACTTTTAACTTTTGAGAGGAACATCTGAACATCCACgtgcacatacatacgtactaCTCCCTTCCCACCATgccgcaattttttttaattggaAAGAATTTATTAACCATATGTAGTGAAATATCCATAAGGCGATCGTACTGCTGTGCAGAAAGTGGACACTATCGTATTCACGCGGTATTTATGTGTGACGGTGAGACCCCAAATGtttcatttgaaaaaatctGAAGAGcctccaaaaagggaaagaaaaaaaaagagctacctttttttaatttgttcccCTTATATGCGTCGCTGAAATGGGGGCAAGCGGGGAAGAAATGGCCCCTTTCtattttatccctttttgttttgctcctccctatttttttttatattgtccTTTTTGTTGCTTCATACATTTTACATGTGCCTAACAATACTGTCTGAGTTATCTCCTTCCTTCGAACGTGTCATTACAACCAAACAGGTAGCCATACGAAATGGTCAATTTTGAGAAAGTTGCAAAGTTGAGTAGCtagccagaaaaaaaaaaaaaaaaaaaaaaaaagaaatggctGTGTATATTTACGTATGCAACCAGTTCGCTCGCCAAATTAGCAAGCCACGTTTGTAATTTATGTATCCTTTAGCGACAGCGCTCAGTTAACCATATGTGTGTTGCGTGTGTGCGCTTCCGAAGAGTCTAACCAAGTCGTCTGTCCATTTGGCGATTTTGCAAAGTTTGCGCGAACAGTGCGTTGTTCTTGCGCTTCACGCGCGTATGTACAATTTGTGCACAAAAGTGTGCACAAAAGTGTGCACACTTGCTATGCACTTTTCGCATGAACATTTTGCACGAATATTTTgcgtgcacattttttttttttttttttttttgcaaaaatggctagctacTTCCCGCGGCGATGTCGTAAATTAGTAAGACCAAAAttgtattttcttctttttcaaattaactattttattttattcattttttccccctttctgttgcatacaaatgtattattataaaacaatttcgatttaaatttataaattttgttcttttctcCAATTTGCTTCTGTTCAATTTAAAACCTTTCACAAGTTGGGAATACTTTGCTTCAGGACATAACTGCTTTGAtaaaatttccccccttcgttTGCACACACGCGCGTTGATTTTGCACAAGTGTGAGTACTTATTTGGGAATATACACCTTTAAGAAAACACTTTTCGCCTGTAAACCTCATCCACCATGCAGCCCTTCCAGTTCGTACCCCAAGTAGATAACAAAGTAAACGTTGTTTCAATGCAGCCCTTTCAAATGTATGTCCCCAACCATAATATGATGGTTCCTCAAGCATGCCCAGAAAACATACAGCAGTATCACCACCAGCCAATCTTTTTCGAGCCCCTACCCCCAATATATGTGAAAAACCAGTTGCTGCCATCTCCTATTCTGGTACAAATGCCCACAACGGTGGTTGTTCAGAATGAGTCCCAACCGGCAATGGTGCTTAGTCAGCCACCCTCAAACATCGTAGTCAAAAATAATCCTCCGACATCCGTTTTTGTGAAGCAGTCCAATCCTAATGTAGTGGTGAAGAATGAAGCGCCGCCAAATTATGTGCAGAGCGTCGAGGCGTGTCAGGAGGGAGTGGTGGCAGATATGAGCCGCCCCATGATGACCACCttgaacaaaaatattttataaattcagCAAGGTGTGGAGAAGTGTATGTACATGGGTATGCTTCTATTGCacgtgtgtgggggggaggagcaactCTACAGGATTAACCCACGCTTATGCCAAGTAGGGCTAATTCAAATGAGCGCTGGAGGAGTGTCCAGCGTGGGGTCCTCAACCGGATATGATACCTCCATCTGACGCAATGGATAAGCATATAAAGAAGTTGCCACGCGAGCGTGCACCTGTGTGTGGGGGGTATGCGCTTATATAGACATACAATCATACGTGCAGCAGACCCGCATGCgtatatttttccccctcctccgaGCTCACAAATAGCCTGTTCGATGATGAAGACGACACTGCGAACACTTTCATATTAGCTTAAAGATCCAAGTTTAGCATAAGTGAATAAATGAGCCTGCTACAGAAAAGGGTTAAAAACATTTATGTATCCATTTTGTCTTCATGGCTTGGCCACGATGTAAACATATTTCGCTACCCCTTGATGACATACCGTTTTGTGCAGTTgtaaaaacataattttgcataaatGTAACTTTGTATGTacagtttttcattttttttttttttttttttttaatggaaAACTGCCAATTTTGTTCTATTAAAAGGGTAATTGTTTAAAAGATGACCACAAATGTGCGTGCGCTTCGTAGGTGGTACGAAATGAGGCTTTTCCAATGTTGCGTCCCATTTGTGCGGGGATACTCCACTAGGGACgcaattaaaaagtaaagctgttcctttttaagcgAAAGTTGTGTGTGATGAAAACAATTttaagagtttttttttttttttatgaaccacaaaaatgggagaaacgATAAAAGGTTCGAACAAACACGACAACTAAGAAGTTTgtaaagagaagaaaaaaaaaaaaaaaaaaaaaaaaaattcttcactGGGCACATACAAATGTGACAAAAAAGATTGGCGCATATTCCTTCCCTGTATTGATCTtctatgaaataattttttcgctttccctGTATGTGCCCCCCTTTTAGACATTGTTCTGCGTGTGTGTTGAAGAGGCTATCTGTTCGGATGTTCCACTAAGCGGTTAGAGCCGTCATGTTCGATTATGTATGATCAGGGAAACGGGGCCTGCACATTAGCATATGCGCATATGGAGTGTATTTATATGTGCCCGCATTTCTGCAGCATAAATTTGCAGCGGTGGCAGAtgtgcatcatttttgtgtccCTCCGATTTGCGGTCCACTGTGCTGGCATAGTTGTGGAGGCTAACACGTATTagcttcctattttttttcactccctccccattttgtacttttaatattttgaaGGGGTGCTTTTCGTGTAGTCCTCCCTTTTATTCGCATATAGGGTCATATTGTAAGGGGAATAGCTGCCATCATTGTTGAGAGGGACACTGGTAAAATACATGTTGTTCATCGGCTGAGATTTATTTTGAGTCGTTATGTACTGATTGGAGTAAATATAGGCCGGGTCTGTAAGCTCGTTCATTTCGGGGGTAGTAACTCCAAGGAGGGGTTCATTTGTCACGTGGGGAATTCCCACCTGTGCAATTCCCCCGTGTGGAATTGCCGCGCTTGGGCTGGTCATAGAGGTGATTTCTTTCATTTGCTGGTTGAGGCTTAGGGCATAATTGGGGTTCTCCGAAAATTCGTTCCCTGACTTTTGCACGATGATGTTTGGATTTTGCTGTCTAACTATGATGGGCTGTGGTTCATCATTTTTCAGGATGATATTTTGTGGGGGCAAATCTAGCGTAATTGGTGGGTTCGGCTGCGTGTGAATTACGACGGTGGGTGGTTGCCTCACAATGATAGGTTGTATGCTGTTGTGCTGCACCATGACGTAGTATACGAGTTGGTCCATTTTGCGGGGTAAAGCTCAAGGATAGGAAGAAGCGGTAGGGATGCCTGAGGAGAGGCTATACTGGATATCCCGCAGAGAGACGCGCCAATAGCAGCACAGATGGCGGACCAGGCGAGGAAATACAATTTGGGAAGAAACTCGAACAGACAAGAGTTACGGAGGAACACACTACTTCGCAAGTGCAAATggggtgaattttttttctttttttggtaaGTCCGCTTTAAGGGTGAAACGGGTGAAAAATGTTCGATAAAGCTAAACGAGAGGGGGAAAGcgcacacacaaatgggagggattttgcttattttgcGAATACGTGTATGCGGGGTGAACAAGTTTGGAAGTCACAGTCGTGGTTCATTTGTCCGCTTGAGCTACTTCTTTTTCGTCGAAGGGGactcccccgtttgtttGTAGCCCCCACGGAGCTGCCTCCGCCAAGTTGCGTTTGCCCAGTTGCATCCGCCGAGTCGCGTCCACCTCGTGTATGTACAACGCGGGATGGAGgcactcccccccctgggagcGTTTCACCGCTGTTTAGCGCGATGATGTTAGCACGTTTGTACTTCCCAGGGttggaaaatgtaaaatgcgAACAGCTTTGTTTTTTCACTTAGCATATTGTCATGCGGTGAGAGGCCCATTGGAGGTGCGCCATCAATGTGTTATGCGTCACGCGTCTACCATTTGCTCCACCCCGTGTGCGTCCCTTTTTAAACACGCGGAAGGAAAGTTGGGCTTCTTACCAGCAATGGGTATTTTACCCCCCGCGTTGTACACCCCCCATTGTGATTTatggaaggaaaataatttgttattaatttgattttttttttttttgaataaattcCTTACAGTTGTGATGTATGCAGTGTGGCAGAATGGATAAATGAGCgtttcgcaaaatggggggaaggcaTAACAGGGCATGAAAATAAATCACATCGATTATTTGCCTCCCGCGGATGGTTAACAATGTGTGACTGCTTGGAAAAAGCAGTTCAAACCGCTACACCCATAGCGCTGAAACGCTTTTGCGGGGAAGAGAGTCACTCCCATATGGTGTGGAAGTCGCCATCGCGGTCTACCCTCTTGTAGGTGTGTGAACCGAAGTAGTCCCTCTGGGCCTGCACCAAATTGAGTGGCAAATTTTGGGAGGTCACCATTTGGAAGTAAGCCAAGCTAGCGGAAAAGGCGGGAATGGGAATGGACGACTTGGTAGCTACCTGAACAACTTTCCTCAAGGAAGgaagtttatttttcatttcttggGCAAAATCTTCATCCAGAAATAAGAGGTCCAACTTCTCATTCTTCTTATACGCATTGGTAATTCGATCTAGGAAAACAGCTCTAATGATACAACCTCCTCTCCAAATTCTTGAGATTTCCCCAAGGTTTAAATTCCACTTCATTTCTTCAGATACTTGCTTTAGTAAAAATAACCCTTGTGTGTAGGATATAATTTTACAACAGTAGAGAGCATTTAACAGATCGTCTTCAAAATTGATCAAATTTTCTCCCTCTACTTTGTTCACTTTCATATCGTTACTGAAATGGCTATCAGCTTTAACTCTCAACTGTTTGTATGCACTTATATTTCTAGCATCCAAAGCTGCACACATGGTAGGGCAGGGAATTCCCCTCTCGATAGCTTCCAACATGGTCCACTTGCCAGTTCCTTTCGCCCCAGCAATGTCTAGTATCATATCTACCAGGTGGTTATCCGTTAACTCGTCTTTCTTGCCCAATATTTTATACGTTATTTCAATTAGGTAGGAATTTAAAATGCcttcattccattttttaaaaacctcCGATAGCTTCTCATTGTTATAATTgagaatatttttcatcaGTAGGTAGCTCTCTGATATTAATTGCATGTCTCCGTATTCTATCCCGTTATGTACCATCTTCACATAGTTGCCTGATGACCTGGGTCCTATGTAGGTAACACAGGGAGATGTACCCACCTTCGCTGAgcatttttctaaaatgtcCTTAATGGTGTCATAGGCATATTTAGATCCTCCTGGCATGAAGGAGCAACCGTATCGTGcacctgcttctcctccactGACTCCCATGGCTAGATACTCTACTTTGTGTTCCTCGCAAAGTGTGATCCTCCTTTCTGTGTTCAAATACCATTCATTTCCTCCGTCAATAATGATatctccttcttcaaaatgttttaaaatatttttgatcGTTTCGTCTACGGCGGGTCCTGCTTTTATCAGTAGGATAATTTTCCTGGGCTTCTTTAAATTGTTTATTAACTGCTCCAACGTTTCATATCCCTGTATCGGTAGGTTGCCTTCCTTTGCCTTCTTCAACGTGTCCTCCGTCCTCTCGTACGTCCGGTTGTACACTCCTATGGTAAATCCGTTGCTCGCTATGTTCAGGCTCAGGTTCTGCCCCATCACCGCCAGCCCGATTAGCCCTATGTCGCACGTGCCCGTCATTTTTGTTGGAGAAGCGGGGGTGGTGGTGGTAGATGGGGAAGTTACTGCAAAGGATGGGGGTAcacgcaaaaatgtacagTTTGCACTTTACACGATGTGGACTCTTAGCACTTGGGAGAACTTCCTCTCATAGGGGAGGCACAAAGAgtgatgccttttttttagcgcCCACTCGGAGTAGACTTGATAACAGCGTTATGGGGAGAGGGCTTCCTAAATGAGGCCGCTCCCGTGTGTATAAAactttgcccttttttatatcccCTTTGGTAAGGCGGGAAAAGCTACCCTGTTCTTTTGCCTCTTCGTGCAAAGCTTACGCGGGGATGCGCCTACACTGTTATATAGGTACGCATATATACGGATGTACTtactttttctcttttttgagCTCGCCGTTACAAACGTTTGCTTTTCTCTCTGCTGCCTCGGGTTGGATAACTCTCCATGCGTGATGACGCTGATGTGAAAAgtagcttctttttttttcgctaaaTGGAATATTTAACAATtgtggagttttttttttttttttttgtttttttttatattcgttttttataaCATGAGGGGGAATTCCTGTGGGGAGGATTTTCACCGACGAGTGGGTCGACAAGGGGTACGTATTCCCTATGGCGCAGTTATTTCTGCGTGGCCCCCCTGCGGAAGCGGCGTGTAAGTGGCGTCGCAGTGGTGCCGCGGCTGCGGTTGTTTCCTTCCCCGCGCGGCCAATAAGCAACGGCGCGATGAGCACGCGCTGCTATTTAAGAGTCCACAAAGGATATCCTTCACGGGAAATTACAATGTGAGGGAGTATATAATGGGAGAGAAAATTTTGGAGCCAATTTAACCATGTAGAAAAGGCGATAAAAAGAGCCACGCGGTAgggtgtatatattttagctttccttttttttcctaccccCTTGGCGCTCCACCGTATGGCGGCCCCCATGTGCTGCCCAAAATTGGCCATGTAAAAATCCTCTCCTGGgtgcacttctttttttttttttttcacatcctTGCAGGGGGGGCAGAAGTACACGCAGAGGTTCTCCTATGTAGGGTGGCCACTGTGTACTTGTAGCACACGATAAGGTAAGAGATCCCCCGCGTGGAATTCCTAAGCGCGCTAACTGCACATCTCTCCATGTGGAAGGAACATACAAGAAGCGACTCTCCTTTGGATCGCCGACTGGTGCGGCGGCCATGAACCCTCCACATTGCAGGAAAAATTTGAGGCCGcactttttataataactTATGCGTACGGAAGCACACACGAATGTATGCAGTTAGCACGGTTAGTGGTTAGGCACCGCGAGGGGGAGAAAGCTTCGCATCGCCgtaatttgaagaagagtGCCGGGTGACATGCACAGATAAGTGTACCGTGCGGAAATTGGCGAACctgtgtggaaaaaaaaagaggcatacGGTGAAGGCAAAGGCGAAGCATATGACCGCTTACACGCATGAGGATAGTGTGCAACCGCTGGTGATAAAGcaacaaaggggaagaccCTCCCAAGCGCTTCTGTGGATGGGCATTCTCTCTTCCCCACCACCACACACTCCTTAAGTACTGAGATAAACTCACCTAATAATGATTAAGGTCATCTCTGCCCTACGCAAAGGAGCCTTCTTAAGAACGTACAAGGAGCTGACCCCCCCATGGGGTAGCAACACAAGTGGGAATTCACTTCTCTGCAAAAGGAGTTTAATAAAGGGGACTAACCCCCCAAGCAGAAGCTACACAACTCTATCGGAAGAAGCTGTGAAGGCAATAACGAATCTGAAagaagttgtaaaaaaaccggataaaaaaaaaaagaacatcaCAAGAGAGACTCTTAAAAATTGCCAAGGCCATAAAAGAcgatataaattatttggaGAAAGAGAAGAATTTCACAACATCGATAGGGACAAAAATAATCTCATCATAGAACCTACGGATTCGTTTCGAGCCGTAATTACGACATCGAAAAATAATGTACATGTTCAGGTAGTTaacaaaagtaaaaattacaaaacgGTGTTTGGATCCTTTGCAGGAAATGTTGGTTTTACAAAGTCACTGCAGCAGAGTGAAAGGTGCGCCTACAGAATAGGAGAAAATATTGCCAAAAAGTGTAGGAGGCTAGGCATATTCAGCATCGACATTAAGTTTAGAAGAATCATGAGAGTAGAGACCGTTTTGCAAGCTATGTATGCcaacaatttaaatattacaCAAATTATTCATGAGCCTAGATTGCCCAAGTGTGGATTAAATGCGTCTAAACCGAGGAAGAGAAGGCGTGTATAAGGCTTGGCTTGGCAGAAAAATGTGTGGGAATTTATCTGCACTAATGTGCAACGTGCCATAACTAGTTGGTGACATTCCCCGTGAACTCCGTTTTAGTAGTGGGGCCCTCCCCACCAAATGACGCTCCGTACAACAGGGTTTTATGCTCGTGTGAGGTAAGCAAGCTACGGCCATTTCGCAGCAGAGCGGTGACGGTTTGATTCTTCTACGAGGATGAATTGTGTCATCACTTTTTTATCACTTTatttatcactttttttggGCCATTTGGGGTATCGCGCCTGTTGGGTCCCTCACCCCAGTGGACCACACAGATCCGCATAAAAAACGCCTACGTGTGCACACATCACCTCGAGGCAACTTCTCCCCCGTGGTGAActcatttgaagaagaaaaattcaattttgttacaaACTCGTTTTACCAAATGgcgattataaaaatgattaaaaaagttGGAAGGGCacgaaaaagcaaaaggggtgAGTTGCTGCCACATGGGCATGCACACGCACGTGCATACGTGAGTGGGTATAGCTCCAAAATGGGCAA includes:
- a CDS encoding protein phosphatase 2C, putative (encoded by transcript PVX_117730A) encodes the protein MRIFDFPQFSHIGKETALYCARNIADFIGNCETLDARSITDACIQMDNEILTIIAIIEKVTNQDVFKLYICNLGDSRAMLIKKDGSFISLSEDHKPYNKKEKERIDKIGGFVENGRILGYIGVSRSFGDKNYKGRSSVPYDPHETMITCIPDIKIFYANCDDILVLGCDGIFEMLSWSDVAKFSYECVNRYSLSDAVINILDYVLLSGSRDNITIQVVKFFNEQVESFHFREKLVPSIYIHDEKVTKYEFYGRFLNKYHINDRNIINNLMEYCSEIKEKGCSIGPFLKRMRENKNTHIILNRRNKKNIKYLTLPILQEDLKTNNSFNAMDQNDFNSMREFFREYDKKMKMVNC
- a CDS encoding Pv-fam-g protein (encoded by transcript PVX_117735A), with amino-acid sequence MQPFQFVPQVDNKVNVVSMQPFQMYVPNHNMMVPQACPENIQQYHHQPIFFEPLPPIYVKNQLLPSPILVQMPTTVVVQNESQPAMVLSQPPSNIVVKNNPPTSVFVKQSNPNVVVKNEAPPNYVQSVEACQEGVVADMSRPMMTTLNKNIL
- a CDS encoding Pv-fam-g protein (encoded by transcript PVX_117740A), translating into MDQLVYYVMVQHNSIQPIIVRQPPTVVIHTQPNPPITLDLPPQNIILKNDEPQPIIVRQQNPNIIVQKSGNEFSENPNYALSLNQQMKEITSMTSPSAAIPHGGIAQVGIPHVTNEPLLGVTTPEMNELTDPAYIYSNQYITTQNKSQPMNNMYFTSVPLNNDGSYSPYNMTLYANKREDYTKSTPSKY
- a CDS encoding 6-phosphogluconate dehydrogenase, decarboxylating, putative (encoded by transcript PVX_117745A), whose product is MTGTCDIGLIGLAVMGQNLSLNIASNGFTIGVYNRTYERTEDTLKKAKEGNLPIQGYETLEQLINNLKKPRKIILLIKAGPAVDETIKNILKHFEEGDIIIDGGNEWYLNTERRITLCEEHKVEYLAMGVSGGEAGARYGCSFMPGGSKYAYDTIKDILEKCSAKVGTSPCVTYIGPRSSGNYVKMVHNGIEYGDMQLISESYLLMKNILNYNNEKLSEVFKKWNEGILNSYLIEITYKILGKKDELTDNHLVDMILDIAGAKGTGKWTMLEAIERGIPCPTMCAALDARNISAYKQLRVKADSHFSNDMKVNKVEGENLINFEDDLLNALYCCKIISYTQGLFLLKQVSEEMKWNLNLGEISRIWRGGCIIRAVFLDRITNAYKKNEKLDLLFLDEDFAQEMKNKLPSLRKVVQVATKSSIPIPAFSASLAYFQMVTSQNLPLNLVQAQRDYFGSHTYKRVDRDGDFHTIWE
- a CDS encoding ribosomal protein S11, putative (encoded by transcript PVX_117750A), encoding MIKVISALRKGAFLRTYKELTPPWGSNTSGNSLLCKRSLIKGTNPPSRSYTTLSEEAVKAITNLKEVVKKPDKKKKNITRETLKNCQGHKRRYKLFGEREEFHNIDRDKNNLIIEPTDSFRAVITTSKNNVHVQVVNKSKNYKTVFGSFAGNVGFTKSLQQSERCAYRIGENIAKKCRRLGIFSIDIKFRRIMRVETVLQAMYANNLNITQIIHEPRLPKCGLNASKPRKRRRV